In Oryctolagus cuniculus chromosome 18, mOryCun1.1, whole genome shotgun sequence, the DNA window TCtcagcccagcctctccctctccttaggATGATCGGCGGGGTCCTCATGGGCCTGCTGTTCGGGAGGATCGGCTACTACCTGGTGCTGGGCTGGTGCTGCGTGTCCATCTTTGTGTTCATGGTGAGCTGGGGTCCCTGCAGGAGTCCTGGCAGAACCTAGGGGCGTGGCAGGTTCCCAGCTGGGCCGTCACCCTCACTCCACCCTCCTTACTGGGTGAGCTTTCCTGCCAGAATTTCCCCAAAGGGGTTCTGAGGGTCTTGGCAGCTGGAGTGGGGGTGCTGGTTAAGCGGACCCCAAGCATCGCTGGACTGGGGCAGGGCTGTGAGCCTCAGCTCCCCTGTGGCACATCTAACGGACCCGCACACTCTGATTCCGATGGCACCATGTTAAAGTGAAGCTTAAACAGCACTTCCGGCTTGTCTTGAAAAACTCACCTGGCCAGCGCAAGAGGCGGCAGTTAGGGCTGAGCCCCCTGCCCATCACCCACCCTGGGGGCGGAGCAAGCCCTCACCACCTGCGGGGCACCCTTATGgaactcagccccacccccagcccctcccagggagcAGACACCTGAGGCTGCCAAGAGCCAGGGCCTGGACAGTGCAAAGGTGCTTCCAAGAGCTCACGGGAAGGGGAACTAAAAGGCGAGAGGACAGATATTTGGTGCAAAAGCATGCTGAGATCCATGCCTATGCGGGTCCTCAGAAACTCAAGCAGCTGCCTTTCACGGAAAAACCATACACGGCTCTGGAGCAAACCTTAGCACCTGGATCCCCGTTCCGTTCCGTCTCCCGGGTGCTTTTGGAAGTCCCACCCCAGCCGCGAGGCCGGAAACCCCTGACccctgtctcccctctccccacccagatCCGGACACTGCGGCTGAAGATCCTGGCCGAGGCGGCGGCCGAAGGGGTCCCGGTGCGCGGGGCACGGAACCAGCTGCGCATGTACCTGACCATGGCCGTGGCGGCGGCGCAGCCTCTGCTCATGTACTGGCTCACCTTCCACCTGGTGCGGTGAGGGCGTCGGCCCGAGCCTTCCTCCGCTCTCATCTCCGCCCGGGGCCGCCCCGGTCCGCGGGCCTCCCCGACCCCCGTTCCCCCAAGGTGCTGAGAGATCTCCCGCTGCACAGGCCGCGAGCGCGGCCGCTGTTACAGAAACAATAAAGCCGATGGGCACGGCGAGGGCTGCCTGTCCTGTCACGGGGCGTGTGCGGGCGGCATGGGGCTCGGGACGCGGGGCACCGGCGGGGGCGGGCAGCGCAGGACTCGGAGCCGGAAGGCAGAGAAAGGTTTAATGAGCCCCGCCCGGCCCCATCAGTGGGAGGCCTTCTTCTTGCTCTTCTTGTCcttctccttgtctttcttcACCTTGGGCTTCTTCACCTTGCCTGCCGCGCCTTCCTTCGGCTTGGAGCCGGCAGCGTGGGGCTGCGGGGACAAGGGCAGcgcgtgggagaccagacagGCGGTCCCGGGGCGGACAGCggacccaacccccacccccggcctagACTCCCACCCTAGCCTGTTTGGGGAGGCGGGGGCGGCCCCTCACCTTCCCGTCCGAGTCCGAGTCGCTGGAGCTGCTGCTGGAGTCTGAGGAGCTGCCTTGGCCGTGCTAGATGGGGTGCGACAGTGAGGCAGGGcccccacaaccccccccccccacgccggAAGCTCGATTGTCCAAGACCGTCTGCAAGGCAGCCCCCCTACCCCTGGTAGGGTGACTTACCTTCGGGCTGTGAGCTGCCCCTGGATGGCCCTGAGGTTTGGGGGGGCCATGcttggggtctcccaggtggcctgGCTTCTTGGGGTCCAGGGCTGTGGAGAGAGGTTAGGTGGGTTGCTGCAGTTGGCCACTGGGGGACCCACACCCAACCCCTTTCAGCCCAAGCCCACCACTTCCCAGGAGCGCACCTGCTTTCAGGTTGAAGTCCATGGTAGTGAGAGCAGGTGTGACCCGAGGGCCAGGatggcctgggcagggggaggagcagtGGGACCTGCCCGTCCTAGGAATTCAGAGGGGGGGGACGGGGCAGGGTGTTCTGCCCGACCTTTCCCCAGGGCCATTAGCTCTGACTcaccgcccctccccagcccctcccagcccttcCTCTGTGGGGAATGGGGAAGCTGGGTGGTTGGCAGACTCCCAGCACCAGCCTTGGTGAGCCAGAGGGGCTCTGGGGATGGGACTGGGGTGGGCGATGTGTGGTGAGCTGCAGATTTCTAGGGGGAGAAGGGCCTGAGCTGTCATCAGATGCTTCCCCAAGGCAGGCAGACGCGAGTGCACTGTGATGGTGTaggtgcctgggccaggccccgtTCCAAGGGTCATGGGCTGTAACTCACGGTCACGGCCCCTCTGTGGCCTTGAGCAGGGTTGAGGTGAGTGGCAGAGACGGAGCCAGCCTGCTGCACTCCGCCCAGCCGTGCGGAGAGAGTGTTTTTCACTTGTGAATAATCGCTACTCCAGGgcttttgttttaagattatttgacagagagagagatctcccatctgctgcgtcaccctccaaatggcctcagcagctggggctaggccaggagccaggaactccatcccaggtgTCCCTCAGTGGGTGGCCGGcactcaagtgctggggccatcatggctgcctccccgCGGGCGGGGCCTGTGGACCACGcattggcagaggcagagggctggatcgggaGCAGAGCAGTGCTCTGGTATGGGGTCTGGGCCTCCCAAATGCTGACTTAACCTGTGGCCCACTACACCTGCCCCGACCCCATTGGATGTACGAATCCAGTGGACTGATTTCCTAGACTGGCACCAGGTACCAAGTAAATGCTTATAAAGTGCTGGGTTGTTTCCGTTCTTAGAAAGTGGGTGTTGGGAGAAACAAAGgcgccccaggcctggctcctcACGTGACCAagagcaaaatctttttttttttaaagatacttgaaaggcaaagtgagcgagagggagtgtgagacagtggtgggggaagagagcctgccatccgctggttcaccccccaacatggctgcagtggctggggctgggccaggccaaagccaggagcctaggactccctccaggtctcctacgtaggtggcagggcccaagcacttgggccatcttctgctgcttttccaggcacattagcagcgggatggattggaagtggagcagctgggactctacagGTGCCGactgtgccggcccctcctgTCTCAGGAGAGCACCAACCACTCGCCAAGGCTGCAGCCTCATGACCTGGCCTCCCCAAACTCCCACCTCCACTGTCCCACAGACAGCGAGGCTTCAAACATAGGAATCTGGGGGGTGGGAGAGGCTCAACGCATTAAGTCCGCAACAGCTGGTATTACTGCTACccgtattttattttttaaagatttatttaaagagggacagggagagcactagatttcccatctgctggtttgctccccaaacggctgcaaggGCCAAGTCTACacgaagctgaagccaggagcccagaactcacccggggctgggctgccgtgggagtggcagggacccaagttcttgggtcatcatctgctgcttttccagctgcgacagcagagagcggggacttgaactggcactcctgcATGGGATGTTGTGTCGCAAGCagcggcttaccctgctgtacccTGCTGGCCTCTTCTACCCATCTTACAGAGGAGAACACTGACGGAGCAACGGGTAAGAGGACAAGGGCATGAACAGGCTGAAACTGGGAttctcctttattattattattatttaaatcttttatttacttgaggggcagagttggaatcttccaggcttctggcttcagcatggcccagccaggagcctggaactctatccaggtctcccacgtgggtgcaggggcccaaggacttgggtcatctgctttgctaggtgcattagcagggagctggactggaagtggaggagctggggctccaacAGCGCTCACGTGGGAAGCCGGCGTCGCAGATGCTAGCTTATCCCACCGCGCAAGCGGCTCCTCAGCTTGACTTCCGAGCTTAAGTTGCAGGGTGGGTGAACGGGCCGAGAAGATGGCCCTGCCCGCCCCACTCCCATCCACTTGCTCCCGTACGGTGGTCAGGATTCGGGCCTGGCAGCTTTCACAAGAACTGAAGAGCCCAGGGACAGCACCACCTTCCTCACGTAAAAGCCTGCACCAGAGCCAGTGGGGCGGGCACTCCAGGGCCATCCAGcgacctctgcctccctgcagggTGTTGCTCTTGGTGGCCTGCCCACAGCGGCCCGTTCCAGGCAAAGGAACATTGCTCCCTTGTACTTACCCAGGACTCAGCCGGTCACACGGagctgcaagggagtctgggaaaTGAGCCACCTGGCTGGGCAGCAGTGTCCTGGTAAAGCCTGGGGGCTTCCATTATTGAAAGTTGGAAAGGAGAAACGGACACGGGGCCTGTCGGCGACAGTGCTCCCTTACCCACGGAAAGCCTATGAAGGTGGATGCGCAAGTCCTTGGACAAGACAAACAGGAGTGTGCTCCAAAGACAGAACTGGCCATACTTCCGTTCTTTGGGGAGGTCCCTGGCATTTAGTTCCATGTGCCATGGCCAACAGGAGTAGGGTCTGCAGCGTCCGTCTGTCCCTCTGGCCAGACCCTCAATGGGTGGTACTCTCGGCTGGTCGTGCCTTGGCACCTAACGCCTCTGCCTTCTCCCAGTTTCTGGTTATTTCTGCCGGAGCTGCCTTGCTGCAGAGGCTAAAACTGCCTGCTGCCTGTGGCCGCGGCAATGCAGCTCCTACTCAGTGGCTTTCATCTCTGACACTACCTCCAGCAGGcagacagcccccagccccacgctCCGACCCTCAGGTTTCCACTGCACCACTGCCACTCAGGAAGATTCCTGGATGCCAACTTGAGGGGGCCGCTCCGGAGGTGGGCTGTCGGCGGAGACGGCCCTCCACGGGGCTCCCGTGCACCCGAGGGCCCTCGTGGTTGACTGGAAAAACCAACTCCGCACGCGATGGTTTAGTCTCTTTCCCGGTCCTGTAAACAGTGTAATCCCCGACCCCAGAATGTTTTCTCTGAAACTAACCACATCCTTGGAGAGCAGCCTTAGGCACACAGTATGCAGACTTTTTAAAAtggagaggcaaagaggcagaaaacgatgtcattccccaaaatgcccacaatggctggagcaggaccAGGCCAATGCTAGGAGATGGTCCCTCAAGCCAGGACTCTCTCATGGGCAatagggacccagttacttcagCTGGCTTTGGCACTGGCACGAGGCTGGCGgcagcagccagagccgggccctGGATCCAAGCTCTCCGATGGGGGCTGCAGCCCTTCGCTGCCAGGCTGTGTGCCCACCAGACAGAAGCACCGTATTGGCTGTTAACCCCCACCAACCTGGTTCTGGCCCTTGACATTCTGGGATACGAATACTcaggaaaaaaaactgtttattgatttgaaaggcagagttggagggagagacggaggtcttccacccactggctcactccccagatggccacaacagctggggctggacgaGGAAGCCAGCTTTTCTtgggcctcccaaatgggtgcagggcccgagcacttgggctatcctccactgccttcctcggccacagcagagagctggattggagtggagcagccgggattcaaaccagtgcccatacgggatgctggcactgcaggcggcagctttacccactataccacaatgccagctttttaaaaaggatttatttgaaaggcagagtaacagagaaccatgaactggttcatcccccaaatagctgcatggacgagggttgggccaggccaaagccagaagacaggaactccctcagatctcccacgtgggtggcacaggcccatgCTCTTGGCCAccaccctctgccttccctggagcattagcagagtCGGACcggagagcaggcaggacttgaaccggcacgcCTGACACGGGACCTAAGTGTCACCAAGAGGCGGCTCACCTGCTGCACTACCATGCCGGCCCCTCTGAGAATCCCGATGGGTCACCCTTTGGGAGGTTCCAAGGGGCTGACAATCCAGCACCAAGTCCCAAGTTTGGCTTCCACCCAGCTGCTGGGTCTGAGATcggcattattttattttttttaatttattttatttatgtatgggCTGAGATGCCAGCCCGGCACTGTCTCAGAAATGCTGGCAGAAGCCTCAACCTTCCCTCGAAGGGTCGGACGGGGGTGAAACGAGGGCAGAGACCAAGGAGGTGCACACGTGCTCACGCAGTGGGCTCGGGACCTGCCACGTTGTGCCACGCTGCTTGCTGCAAACCCCGAGAGATGGCCTGGGTGAGAGCTCCAGGGGCAAGACCACCCAACTGAGCCAGCCGGCAGTGGCGTGGCCACGCTCAGCACGGGCAGGTGTTCAGCCATCTCACAGCAGAGCACCGGCGTTCGACCCCTGGCTCCAGCGactcagtccagctttctgctcctgtgcaccctgggaggggctCAAAATCCGAGTCCCTGCCTCGCACATGAGActcctggattgaggtcctggctcccggtcacagcctgggccaggcctgccgCTGTGGGtatccgggacatgaaccagatgTGAGTTCGCTCGGTTTCTGTACATCTCtccacctcccaaataaataagtcaagtCCACTCAGTGGTGGTGGTCAGGATTTTTAGAAACAGGTGAGCGCGCACCAGAGTTCACCACGTGCAGGGCGGGTGCCGGCCGCTGAAGCGTCCCCGGCGCTCAGTCGCATGGACTCCGCCTCGCCGCGGAGCACGTCCTGCGGGCCTGCTTCTCCGATGGGCACCCCAGTGCCCTGTGACGATTCTGGCGGAGCTGAAATGAGCAGTCTCACAGAGCAACCTAAAGCGCGTGTTgaaaggaatttattttaaaggataggcccttttaattaaatttattttcttcctttcagaatcctaataaaaaaaaaccctcagcttTTGCTTACTTAAAAAAACATGAATCACACAAATGAAGCAGCTATGAAAACATCACGTCTGTGATGGGAAAGGAGACAACGGGAGTCAACGCGAGCCAAGGCCACCACCCCTGGAGGAAAGACAGGACGCGGACAAGGACACGACTGGCCGCCGCCAGACCGCCTGCCAGGGACTCGGAGCCACGGGCGAGCAGCGCAGAGCACGCCGCTCGCACGGCTCTGTCGGGACACACAGTCCGCCCCGCGCCGGCTCGGGCGCTCACAGGACGCCCGTGCTCTTCACCAGGTGCTCCTTGTCGTCCGCGGAGCTCCAGACAGTGCGCAGGGCGCGCTCCTGCCTCTTCCGCGCCACCCGGATCAGGCAGACCACAGAGGCTCCCAGGAGGAGGATCAGGACCATGATGAACTGCCCCGCCAGGACCACCACTGTGGGCGAGAGGGGCGCGTGAGGCCACGGTGGCATGGCCGGGTCCGCCGGAGCCCCTGTGCTAGGTGCACAGAGCAGCGGCCTGTGTTCATTTTAATCAGAAGCCCGCCAGTCCTGTGCAGCCCCCGCCACCGCCCGGGGCAGCCTGCAGAGCAGTCAGAGGCCAGCAGGTGTGAAAACCACTCCCCTCTTGGGCGAACGTAGACCCCAACCCCGATGGCTGTGTTCGCATACACCCAGGGCTGCAATAAAGACACATGTGACCTGCAGGTGgtggggtgtggtgtgtgtgtgtgtgtgtgagacggCCGCCTGTGGAATGAAGCCTGGGGGAGGGCAGCGccggtgtgcgtgtgtgtctcacACGGTGCCTGTGTGTATTTACGTGTGTGTCACGCagtgcctatgtgtgtgtgtgtctcacgcagtgcctgtgtgtgtgtgtgtgtgtgtgtccgttgAGACGGCCGCCTGTGGAATGAAGCCTGGGGGAGGGCAGTGccggtgtgagtgtgtgtgtgtgtgtgtctgacgcAGTGCCtctgagtgtgggtgtgtgtctcaCACGGTGcctgtatttatgtgtgtgtcacgcagtgcctgtgtgtgtgtgtgtgtgtgtgtgtgtgtgtgtctgttgagACGGCCGCCTGTGGAATGAAGCCTGGCGGGGCAGCGCCGGGAGGATCCGTCTTGCTCCTAATTGCCCCAGTCCGTCCCACCAGGCAGCTCAAGGTGCTGTATTCCCAGGTGGGGCTGAGGCCGAGCCCCACACCAGGCCCCTTCCAGGCattcctccccccgcccctgccgGGGACACTGTCCCCGCACTCACGAGGGGGCAGCCTTGCAGGCCAAGTCTTGGCTCAGAAACAGGTCAAGAGGAGGCCAAACCGGTGTGGCAGGTCCTCTGTGCCAACCCACGTCCACAACTCAGCCTCAGAGACAGAGGCGGGAGGACGCCAGCCTCCCCGTCAGGCCAGACTGCTTGGGGACAACAGCACTGGTCCGTAGCTCATATGGCCCCCTCCTGTCACCTGTGAAgacccttcccacccccaccccatgctgcagagccccagcctagctcggggccagcctcaggcctgTGGGCGACAGATCCCCAGATCCCCTACCCCGCCCCAGCTGCAGGATGGGACGGCCTTGTGTGTCTGACTCACTCCCTGCCCCCGCTGTGTACACTGCTGGGCGGGACAAACACCCCCATGTGTTCCAAGTGCCTTCCCAGTCTTGTGTAGAAATTTTTTCCACCTAAAAGATGTGTTAGTGAAAGGCAACGTGTCTGGGAGAACCTGAGCTACAGCAGCGCAGCGGGGCTTGCAGCGAGCTCTGGCGAGgccggcaggggcaggggcaggggtcgggggggggggcagggccacTCACCTTTACTGCTAGTGGGCAGGGCAGGGTACCCCTGCTTGCCTGCAAGAGAACACACAGCTGAGGTGAGCACAGAGCTGCATCGACCAGGAAGGCTCGGCCGTGGGGCCCGCACCCACCAGGGAGCTCCTCCCGAGGGCCCCTACCCACTCTGGGGGCGGAGGCCACCAGCCCAGCGGGGTCCCAAAGCCAGGCatcccggggcggggggctcacCGAAGCAGCGGCCCATGCACGCCTCCTGGGACGGGTAGCTGTTCTTGTTGCCACGGCAGCCTCCGTAGATGAACTTGTCGCAGGAGTTCTTCTCAGCATCGAAGTACCAGCGCGGGAAGGCCGCACGGCAGGGCCCGGTGACTGCCTTGGCAGTGCAGTATTCTAAAGGGAGTAAGGGAAAGGGAGCCCCGGGAAGAGATCAGCAGGACCCAGGAGAGGGCTGGTGGCCAGCGGAGGGGCCGCCGTCTGGTAGAGGCTGTCGGCCAGacacggcccaagcacctggcagTTTGCTCTCCACCCTCTGACACATCGCTGTGTGCCAGCACGGCTCTCGGCACGTTGCATGCACTGGACTCCGGGGGCTCTGTCCTGGGACCCTCACTCCACACAGCCCTCAGCCAGAGCTGGTGAGGGGACACCAGAACAGCACTCTGCCACCCAACTTCGGCCCCAGGGAGCCGCCCCGAAGCCCTGCCTAGCGCCCACAGAGAAAGTTCCGGAGCTATATACCTTCATAGCTGAAGCCATCACCAGAGGCGTCGTCCGAATCCTGCCTCCTGGAAACTGAAACACAAACACGTGCGTCAGGAGGCGGGCACGCACACGGCACACGGCTGCACGGGGAggctctctcccacccctccccaggtgcTCTGGGTGAGCTGAGAGCGCCCCGCCAGGGAGTAAACGCGGACCCAGGCAAAGCAAGGCCGGGACAGTCACACAGCTCCTGGCTGGGCTGAACCGAAGTCATTCCAGCCGGACTCTGAAGCATCCCGACAGCCACCGACCTCGGCCTGCTGTAGGGGTGCTGGTGTCTGTGCCCTTGCGGTCTGTCCCACTGGCCTGGCAGGACCCGCACCCCGGGGACGGCCTTTGGGAGAGCCGGGCTGGCCCCTCAGGGTATGTACGCTACTTGCATCGGGACCACTCACCCCAGGCTCCCGATGCAGAGTCCTTTAAGCATAAAGGAGGCAGGGGCGGCTGCCACCAGCACTACAAAGCAAGCTGACACAGAGCGCAATCAAGGCCGGCCATGGAGCAGGGAGGAGACAGCAGTGACAACGAGGAGCAGAGGAGgcggaatgggggggggggggtggagcgCAAGcgcagccagcagcccagagggcagggtgggggcctgAGCCCCAGAGAACCCCTCCACAGAGGAAAGCTGGAGGTggaggctgggggcctgggcttaGCCTGCTGCGTCTCAGGGCACAGAAGCAGGAGGTAGGAGGCTTTTGCAATCCCAAACTCCCAAGTGGCCTCCCCCTACCACACGTGGGGCCTCATTCCACCATCATGGGCCCTTGTCAAGAACCTACCACTCGGGACAGAGACGTCAGCTCCATTCCTGCTGGTGGCCTCCTCATCACTGGGATTTTCTGCAAGGGGATAAACAAACCACACAGTGAGCACAGCCGTCCCGAGACCGCCCAATGAAAACTCTGAATGCGGTCTCGGAGCAGCTGTGCCTCTCATGGCCACTCCCATTTCTGCTTTACCTGGGGCCTTCAAGGCAGACTAGACCACAGCATGCCTGCCACACTCAGAGATACGGAACCAGGATGGCCTCTGAGGATCAAACTTGAAGCTCACTGGAAGGGGACCAgtgctgaggtgcagtgggttaagccgctgcctgccatgccagcatcccctctgagcaccagttcaagtcctagctgctccacttccaatctagctccttgctggtggcctgggaaagcagtggaggatggcccaagtggttggacccctgcacccacatgggagacccagaagaagctcctggcttcagattggctcagctctggccactgtagccatttgggggaatgaaccagcagataggggaagatgtctctctctctctaagtctgcctttcaaataaataaataactatttaaaaaaaaatcaaccagaaGGGAATCAAAACAGACTTGCAGGTCAAATAATCTAATTGTATCTACTCATCCACAGAATTAAAAAAGCTAAGGGGTGCACGTGAGAATGCACTGACTATTCCTGGACAATACACTTCACAGTGGACAGCGTGGTCAGTTCACtgacccctcccagccccacaagTTAAACAGGGGTGGAGAGACCAGCCAGCCAGGAAGGGAGGGAACCCTGACTCAGGGCCCCTCACTGGTCCCAGGGACCAGCCCGGGCTGGCCTAACCTGACGTTAACAGTCCCCTTGCAGGCAGCTCCTCTTGTTCTGCCCCTGCCAAGAGGCTGGCTCGGAGGAGAAAAGGCGCAGGCCCAGGGACGGGAGTGTCTGGACCCTGGGCGGTTCCGGCTTCCGGCATGGATTCATGCACTGCCATCCTCGCTCCCTGGCTCCCCACAGAGCTCGCCTGCCCAGGCAGAAGGCGCCAGCCAAGGACTGCAGCGACGGCTGCTCAGGCACTTGTTCTCCCCACGGACGCGCGGGAGCAGCGCTGAGGCAGACAAACGGGCTTGCGTGGCCCTCAAGGTGAGCACCTCCCGGCTCCGGGCGGCAGTCTGCCTCGGCGCCCAGCGCCTCTGCCGTGTTCAGCTGTCCCGCCCTGAGCCCGGGCAGGTGTCTGCGCTACTTGGCGCCTCATGGGGAGCGCACAGGAGAGGCGGCAAAATCCTCACAGCTGGTGACACGGAAACACCACGCACCCTTCCCTCAGTCCCCGTCCAGCGGGGCTGCCGTCACCCCGCAAGGGGAAGGCCCTGCCGTGATGACCTGAAGCTGCCCCAGCTCGGGGCACAGTGCTGTGGGCCTCACCCTGGGGTCCAGCCAGGGCCATCCCCGTTTTCTCCTCCGTCACAgcttctctgctctctgtgtgcACAGCTCAAAGCCGAGAGCGATCCCAGCGAGTGCAGACAGCAGGCTGTGGGGGGGGTACGTGCAGGGCTCACAGCTGCCAGCAGCGTGCGGAGCGCGCCAGGGGCCCAGCACCAGGGTGTCAGGAAGAGAGCCGGAAATCGCACTCACGTCGGGAGAGCGCCCTCATGAGCTTCCCAAGAGGATCTGGGCACCAAAGCCCCAGCTCTCGGGATCGAGTGCATGAGCAGGCCCCAGAGGGCCTCCTCTCCTTGCCCCAGCTCCCGTGGAGCCAGGCCcactgctggggctcctgctggtTC includes these proteins:
- the C18H19orf33 gene encoding immortalization up-regulated protein; translation: MDFNLKAALDPKKPGHLGDPKHGPPKPQGHPGAAHSPKHGQGSSSDSSSSSSDSDSDGKPHAAGSKPKEGAAGKVKKPKVKKDKEKDKKSKKKASH
- the SPINT2 gene encoding kunitz-type protease inhibitor 2 isoform X2; its protein translation is MAQLCGPRRCRALLALLASLLLCRAEAAGGERSIHDLCRASQEVGRCRASIPRWWYNATAGSCQQFVYGGCEGNDNNYQSEEECLERCAGVTVSRRQDSDDASGDGFSYEEYCTAKAVTGPCRAAFPRWYFDAEKNSCDKFIYGGCRGNKNSYPSQEACMGRCFGKQGYPALPTSSKVVVLAGQFIMVLILLLGASVVCLIRVARKRQERALRTVWSSADDKEHLVKSTGVL
- the SPINT2 gene encoding kunitz-type protease inhibitor 2 isoform X1, with protein sequence MAQLCGPRRCRALLALLASLLLCRAEAAGGERSIHDLCRASQEVGRCRASIPRWWYNATAGSCQQFVYGGCEGNDNNYQSEEECLERCAGVTENPSDEEATSRNGADVSVPSVSRRQDSDDASGDGFSYEEYCTAKAVTGPCRAAFPRWYFDAEKNSCDKFIYGGCRGNKNSYPSQEACMGRCFGKQGYPALPTSSKVVVLAGQFIMVLILLLGASVVCLIRVARKRQERALRTVWSSADDKEHLVKSTGVL